A window of the Desulforapulum autotrophicum HRM2 genome harbors these coding sequences:
- the murG gene encoding undecaprenyldiphospho-muramoylpentapeptide beta-N-acetylglucosaminyltransferase — protein MDKPLKIIIAGGKTGGHLFPGIAIAQAFSAAVPGTRILFVGTGETFETTTLDRYGFDHTAISISGIKGKGLMGKLSTALRLPVSLVQTFTIIRGFKPDIVMGVGGYSSGPVVLVARLLNILTAIQEQNTIPGITNRILSRICHVVFTSFKSTRGLSKNAVIHHTGNPVRKSDIQSSGSVQSDFGQGSGCFNLLVTGGSQGAHSINQAMVGAMTLLKDPAAVFLVHQTGKADAAEVADAYHTLGVNGVARAFFDDLPQRMAGADLIVSRAGAGAISEITHLGKPSILVPYPHAADDHQRFNAQAVKDQGGAVLILDRDLTPERLKTIIEDLHNNPEHRLSMGRAAKGMALSDPARAIVDICLSMAGKKGK, from the coding sequence ATGGATAAACCCTTAAAGATCATCATTGCAGGCGGCAAGACAGGGGGGCACCTTTTCCCGGGCATCGCCATTGCCCAGGCGTTTTCAGCAGCAGTGCCCGGAACCCGCATCCTGTTCGTCGGAACCGGGGAAACTTTTGAGACCACCACCCTTGACCGGTATGGCTTTGATCACACAGCCATTTCAATCTCCGGCATCAAGGGCAAAGGGCTTATGGGAAAATTGTCCACAGCCCTGCGTCTGCCCGTTTCCCTGGTCCAGACCTTCACCATCATCCGTGGATTCAAGCCGGACATTGTCATGGGGGTTGGCGGTTATTCGTCCGGCCCCGTTGTCCTTGTGGCCAGGTTGTTAAACATCCTGACGGCCATCCAGGAGCAGAACACCATTCCCGGCATCACCAACCGAATCCTGTCCAGAATCTGCCATGTGGTGTTTACCTCGTTCAAGTCAACCCGGGGATTATCAAAAAACGCCGTGATCCATCACACGGGCAATCCGGTTCGCAAGTCCGACATTCAATCGTCCGGGTCAGTGCAATCCGACTTTGGGCAGGGCAGCGGATGCTTTAATCTCCTTGTCACGGGGGGAAGTCAGGGTGCCCACTCTATCAACCAGGCCATGGTGGGTGCAATGACGCTCCTGAAGGATCCAGCCGCTGTTTTTCTTGTTCACCAGACGGGTAAGGCAGATGCAGCTGAGGTGGCTGATGCATACCACACCCTGGGGGTGAACGGGGTGGCCAGGGCCTTTTTTGACGATCTTCCCCAGCGCATGGCTGGGGCCGATCTCATTGTTTCAAGGGCCGGGGCTGGAGCCATCTCCGAGATCACCCATTTGGGTAAACCGTCGATTCTTGTTCCCTATCCCCATGCCGCGGACGATCACCAGCGTTTCAACGCCCAGGCCGTGAAGGATCAGGGCGGGGCCGTCTTGATTCTGGATAGGGATCTTACCCCGGAACGGCTCAAAACCATCATTGAGGACCTTCATAACAATCCTGAACACCGGCTTTCCATGGGACGGGCGGCAAAGGGTATGGCTCTTTCGGACCCGGCCCGGGCCATTGTTGATATCTGCCTATCCATGGCAGGAAAAAAAGGAAAATAG
- the murB gene encoding UDP-N-acetylmuramate dehydrogenase — translation MKPVMSEDLSGAYGALKREFCLLVDEPMACHTSFKVGGPADLFFAPETKEELVRGIARAKCLGVPVTLMGCGTNLLVKDGGIRGLVVTTKRMNKTLTITVADDGQQFVTASSGVILAALARFVMDRGFEGFTFCAGIPGTVGGAIMMNAGTNLGTISDVLVSLELVAADGRVMGVDRSELDFFHRRTSFNGLGPCVYVLGARFRVKPGDKQKIRDRWLCLLENRRSSQPGSMASAGCFFKNPDNGMPAGQLIDRAGLKGKQFGNAMVSTIHGNFIVNCGGATALEILTLKQMVEDEVKMKFNVDLKPEVKIEGE, via the coding sequence GTGAAACCGGTTATGTCTGAAGACCTTTCAGGGGCCTATGGGGCGTTGAAGCGGGAGTTCTGCCTCCTGGTTGACGAACCCATGGCCTGCCATACCTCATTCAAGGTGGGCGGGCCCGCAGATCTGTTTTTTGCACCTGAGACCAAAGAGGAACTTGTCCGGGGCATTGCCCGTGCTAAGTGCCTTGGCGTACCTGTTACCCTCATGGGGTGCGGTACAAATCTTCTGGTTAAAGACGGCGGCATCCGGGGGCTTGTGGTCACAACCAAACGGATGAACAAAACCCTTACCATCACTGTGGCAGATGATGGCCAACAGTTTGTAACGGCATCTTCAGGTGTAATTCTGGCAGCCCTTGCACGGTTTGTCATGGACCGGGGGTTTGAAGGGTTTACCTTTTGCGCAGGCATTCCCGGGACGGTGGGTGGAGCAATCATGATGAATGCCGGAACAAACCTTGGTACCATCTCCGACGTCCTTGTTTCCCTTGAACTTGTTGCCGCTGATGGCAGGGTTATGGGGGTTGATCGATCTGAGCTTGATTTTTTCCATCGAAGGACATCGTTTAACGGCCTCGGGCCCTGCGTGTATGTTCTGGGAGCACGGTTTCGAGTCAAGCCGGGAGATAAACAAAAGATACGGGACCGCTGGCTCTGTCTGCTTGAAAACCGACGGTCAAGCCAACCCGGGTCAATGGCCAGTGCAGGCTGTTTTTTCAAGAACCCGGACAACGGGATGCCTGCAGGTCAGCTAATTGACCGGGCAGGCCTCAAGGGAAAACAATTCGGCAATGCCATGGTTTCGACCATCCACGGTAACTTTATTGTTAACTGCGGCGGGGCAACAGCCCTGGAGATTCTCACCCTCAAGCAGATGGTGGAGGATGAGGTGAAAATGAAATTCAATGTTGATCTCAAACCCGAGGTGAAAATTGAAGGCGAATAA
- the ftsW gene encoding putative lipid II flippase FtsW gives MNKAAQKIHGCLGESAILFPVLLLVGMGIVMVYSASAALAVTRFDNNLFYMQRQASFALLSLGVMFTTALLPYRIFKVFAYFFMGLAVVLLVAVQVPGIGHSAGGACRWIALAGFTFQPSEFTKLALVLFLAYSLSKKDDQEMIKDFSVGFMPHVILLVVLSILILLQPDFGTVMILGCITWGMMFVAGVRLVHLLLPLPFLAPVAYFLVYRVDYRMDRILAFMNPWDDPLNTGYQITHSLKAFGSGGIFGKGIGLGMQKLHYLPEPHTDFILSVIGEELGLVGVLAILVLFCIILWRGSAIARKAPDLFGSLVAAGIIITLGLQVVINTGVAMGVLPTKGLTLPFLSYGGTSLIINMAFMGILMNIGATVENG, from the coding sequence GTGAACAAAGCAGCCCAAAAAATACATGGTTGTTTAGGGGAGTCGGCCATCCTTTTTCCGGTGCTCCTGCTCGTTGGCATGGGGATTGTCATGGTGTACAGTGCAAGCGCTGCCCTGGCCGTGACACGGTTTGATAACAATCTTTTTTACATGCAGCGCCAGGCATCCTTTGCCCTCCTGAGCCTTGGGGTGATGTTCACAACAGCCTTGCTGCCCTATCGAATTTTCAAGGTGTTTGCCTATTTCTTCATGGGGCTTGCCGTTGTGCTTTTGGTGGCGGTTCAGGTGCCGGGAATCGGTCATTCAGCGGGCGGTGCCTGTCGATGGATTGCCCTTGCCGGATTTACCTTTCAGCCATCGGAATTTACCAAGCTTGCCCTGGTTCTGTTTCTGGCCTACTCCCTTTCAAAGAAGGACGACCAGGAGATGATCAAGGATTTTTCAGTCGGGTTTATGCCCCATGTCATTCTGCTGGTGGTACTTTCGATCCTCATCCTCTTGCAGCCCGACTTTGGAACGGTCATGATCCTGGGTTGCATCACCTGGGGGATGATGTTTGTGGCCGGGGTCAGACTTGTACATTTGCTGCTGCCCCTTCCTTTCCTTGCGCCGGTGGCCTATTTTCTGGTCTATCGAGTGGATTACCGCATGGATCGAATTCTGGCCTTCATGAACCCCTGGGATGATCCTCTGAACACCGGTTACCAGATTACCCATTCCCTCAAGGCGTTTGGATCGGGTGGAATCTTTGGCAAGGGCATTGGCCTTGGAATGCAGAAGCTTCATTATCTTCCCGAACCCCACACGGATTTTATCCTTTCGGTCATCGGGGAAGAGCTGGGGCTTGTGGGTGTTCTTGCCATTCTGGTCCTCTTTTGTATCATTCTGTGGCGGGGGTCCGCCATTGCCAGAAAAGCCCCGGATCTCTTTGGGTCGCTGGTTGCTGCAGGGATTATCATCACCCTGGGACTGCAGGTTGTCATCAACACGGGCGTTGCCATGGGTGTTCTGCCGACCAAGGGATTGACCCTGCCATTTTTGAGCTATGGTGGCACTTCTTTAATTATAAATATGGCTTTTATGGGAATATTGATGAACATTGGAGCAACGGTGGAAAATGGATAA
- a CDS encoding radical SAM protein, with product MAKSVRHGRKEGVHLERGSIVKGQKGLIRTALVYPNTYQAGMSSLGFQTVYGLINDLDHVVAERVFMPDDPEAEVLSVESGKNLSWFDILFFSISFENDYLNLISMLERSNIPMRGAGRNESHPLVVAGGVASFLNPEPLAEFMDLLLLGEAELLIPPFFDVYTPLMSRQTLFERLASTVGGVYVPSWYSPVHNSGGEFIGMEKRNDQAPDRVRVRRVTTLKETCATRVITADTAFKNTFLIETGRGCPHGCRFCSAGFIYRPPRFYPEDVVTRALDAAKALTSRVGLVSAAVSDHPAINSICARGIAEDLSISFSSLRADALTDELIATLQRSGVKTATIAPEAGSERMRAIINKKISETEIVSAADRLVKAGIINLKLYYMIGLPFEEDGDVAAIVSLTQKIREVFLSASRKKKKIGTITLSINPFIPKPATPFQWAPMAKIGLLKHRLKIIQEGLKRVPNIQLKWESFRMARINALLSRGGRQTAGILEDAAKNGWSKAVRNADAYCEAVVHTEREKDEPFPWEIVDTCVKREFLWKEYQRSKTGKVSPDCPMIDCRDCGICRIP from the coding sequence ATGGCAAAAAGTGTCAGACACGGCAGAAAAGAGGGTGTTCACCTTGAGCGGGGAAGTATAGTCAAAGGCCAGAAGGGGCTGATCCGAACCGCCCTGGTTTATCCGAACACCTATCAGGCTGGCATGTCCAGCCTTGGATTTCAGACAGTTTACGGGTTGATCAACGACCTTGACCACGTGGTGGCAGAGCGGGTATTTATGCCCGATGACCCGGAGGCTGAGGTACTGAGTGTGGAGAGCGGCAAAAACCTCTCCTGGTTTGACATTCTTTTTTTCTCCATCTCGTTTGAGAATGATTACCTGAACCTGATTTCCATGCTGGAACGGTCCAACATCCCCATGCGTGGGGCCGGCCGGAATGAAAGCCACCCTCTTGTGGTCGCAGGGGGAGTGGCTTCATTTTTGAATCCTGAGCCCCTGGCTGAGTTCATGGACCTTCTGCTCCTCGGGGAGGCAGAGCTGTTGATCCCTCCCTTTTTTGATGTTTACACCCCCCTGATGTCGAGGCAGACGTTGTTTGAGCGGTTGGCCTCCACCGTTGGCGGGGTCTATGTCCCGTCATGGTATTCGCCGGTCCACAACAGCGGCGGTGAATTTATCGGTATGGAAAAACGCAATGACCAGGCCCCGGATCGGGTGCGGGTCAGGCGTGTCACTACCCTCAAAGAGACCTGCGCCACCCGGGTTATCACCGCTGATACTGCCTTTAAAAATACCTTTTTGATTGAAACAGGCAGGGGGTGTCCACATGGCTGCAGGTTCTGCAGTGCAGGTTTTATCTACCGGCCTCCCAGATTCTATCCCGAGGATGTGGTGACCCGGGCCCTTGACGCTGCAAAGGCGCTCACCTCCAGGGTAGGGCTTGTGAGTGCTGCCGTGTCGGACCATCCAGCCATCAACTCCATCTGTGCCAGGGGAATCGCAGAGGATCTCTCCATCTCCTTCAGCTCCCTCCGGGCCGATGCCCTGACCGATGAACTGATCGCAACCCTCCAGCGGTCCGGTGTCAAGACCGCCACCATTGCACCTGAAGCAGGGTCTGAACGAATGCGGGCCATCATCAATAAAAAGATCAGTGAAACTGAGATTGTCTCGGCCGCCGACCGTCTGGTAAAGGCCGGAATTATTAATCTTAAGCTTTACTACATGATCGGGCTTCCCTTTGAAGAGGATGGGGATGTGGCGGCCATTGTCAGCCTCACCCAGAAGATAAGGGAGGTGTTTTTATCGGCCAGCCGGAAAAAAAAGAAGATCGGAACCATCACGCTCAGCATCAATCCTTTTATTCCCAAACCTGCAACCCCGTTTCAATGGGCACCCATGGCAAAGATCGGGCTGCTTAAACATCGGCTCAAGATCATCCAGGAGGGGTTAAAACGGGTTCCCAACATCCAGCTTAAATGGGAATCCTTTCGCATGGCAAGGATCAACGCCCTTCTTTCCCGGGGAGGGCGGCAAACGGCCGGAATTCTTGAGGATGCCGCAAAGAATGGGTGGTCAAAGGCCGTGAGGAATGCCGATGCCTATTGTGAGGCCGTTGTCCACACCGAGCGGGAAAAAGATGAGCCCTTTCCCTGGGAGATCGTTGATACCTGTGTAAAGCGAGAATTTCTCTGGAAAGAGTACCAGCGTTCAAAGACCGGAAAGGTCTCCCCGGACTGCCCCATGATCGACTGCAGGGATTGCGGCATCTGTCGGATCCCATGA
- a CDS encoding cell division protein FtsQ/DivIB — translation MKANKKVRKNSLRPIDGDVSALGFDFMGSLDLVLKFILVVLVLALSSLGLIFVHDFITQSPYFGIKTIHISGAASLSDSALLSQAGIKMGDNILAVNLKTARARLVAHPWIRDAAIQRRIPSTLAITVFEQTAVARAAMAEDFQVLVDLQGQPFKPYEPETEPQTAGLPEIKGLRLESLDPLSPASRFGFKGKLHQGVMELLALDTRSLVRKITADKDLGIDFTTDFFKAHKAVGEIPVTLKLGFDGFKEKFAGTSKILDYMDGFAVEKRVRLIDFFNIRSVTITLEDKDILPGTT, via the coding sequence TTGAAGGCGAATAAAAAGGTGAGGAAAAACAGTCTACGGCCGATTGACGGCGACGTGTCTGCCCTGGGGTTCGATTTCATGGGCAGCCTTGATCTTGTCTTGAAGTTTATCCTGGTGGTGCTGGTCCTGGCGCTGTCGAGCCTTGGGCTGATCTTTGTCCATGATTTTATTACCCAGAGCCCCTATTTCGGCATCAAGACCATTCATATTTCCGGTGCTGCATCCCTCAGCGATTCAGCGCTGCTATCCCAGGCTGGGATCAAGATGGGGGATAATATTCTGGCCGTTAATCTTAAAACGGCCAGGGCCCGCCTTGTTGCCCATCCCTGGATCCGTGATGCGGCAATCCAGCGCCGGATTCCGTCGACCCTGGCCATTACTGTTTTTGAACAAACGGCCGTTGCAAGGGCGGCCATGGCCGAAGACTTCCAGGTGCTGGTGGATTTACAGGGCCAGCCGTTTAAGCCCTATGAGCCTGAAACAGAACCCCAGACTGCCGGTTTGCCGGAGATCAAAGGTCTCAGGCTTGAATCCCTGGACCCATTGTCCCCGGCGTCCAGGTTTGGGTTTAAGGGAAAACTTCACCAGGGGGTAATGGAGCTGTTGGCCCTTGATACCCGTTCCCTGGTTCGAAAAATAACAGCTGACAAAGATCTGGGGATTGATTTTACAACTGATTTTTTCAAGGCACACAAGGCCGTGGGGGAGATACCTGTTACCCTGAAGCTCGGGTTTGACGGGTTTAAGGAAAAATTTGCAGGGACTTCAAAGATTCTCGATTACATGGACGGCTTTGCCGTTGAAAAAAGAGTGCGTCTCATTGACTTTTTTAATATCAGAAGCGTCACAATAACGCTTGAAGATAAAGATATTCTGCCGGGTACGACTTAA
- the murC gene encoding UDP-N-acetylmuramate--L-alanine ligase — protein sequence MYQKNYHIYFVGIGGIGMSAIAELLLSLGYRVSGSDLKLSAITQRLASCGATIFNGHRADQVKDVDVLVTSTAISKNNPEVIEAAERSIRTIPRAEMLAELMRIKYAIAVSGAHGKTSTTAMIATILNQAGLDPTVVVGGLLKSIGTNAHHGKGDYIVAEADESDGSFLKYAPAIAAVTNIDLEHLDFYKDIEDIKDNFVKFINSVPFYGLAVLCLDNEHIQAILPRITARYTTFGLSAQADLAARGIRFEGRRGYFTVVHGKEVLGDITLNLSGKHNISNALAAIAVALELKVDFSVIKEALEQIEGVKRRLEIKGERNSITVVDDYGHHPTEVKTTLAAVREGWPDKRVVVVFQPHRYSRTKALFDEFTRAFYQSDLLFVLPIYAASEQPIDGIDSLKLCNGIQEHGHKNVICVKDFESCLSILSDTLEPGDLVLTLGAGDVYNLGETLLEILA from the coding sequence ATGTATCAAAAGAACTATCACATATATTTTGTCGGCATCGGTGGCATTGGTATGAGCGCCATTGCAGAGCTTCTCCTGAGTCTTGGTTACAGGGTTTCAGGATCAGACCTCAAGCTTTCGGCCATTACCCAACGCCTGGCCTCCTGCGGGGCCACCATATTCAATGGGCACAGGGCGGACCAGGTAAAGGATGTGGATGTGCTGGTCACTTCAACGGCCATCTCCAAGAACAATCCAGAGGTGATTGAGGCGGCAGAAAGATCCATTCGCACCATTCCCAGGGCCGAGATGCTGGCCGAACTCATGCGTATTAAATATGCCATTGCCGTGTCCGGTGCCCATGGCAAGACCAGCACCACCGCCATGATTGCCACCATTTTAAACCAGGCAGGCCTTGACCCCACGGTGGTGGTGGGTGGTCTGCTAAAGAGCATTGGAACCAATGCCCACCACGGCAAGGGTGACTACATTGTGGCCGAGGCCGACGAGAGTGATGGCTCGTTTCTAAAGTATGCGCCCGCCATTGCGGCCGTTACCAACATCGACCTTGAGCACCTCGATTTTTATAAGGATATCGAAGATATCAAGGATAATTTTGTCAAGTTCATCAACTCTGTGCCCTTTTACGGGCTTGCCGTGCTCTGCCTTGACAACGAGCACATCCAGGCCATCCTGCCAAGGATAACGGCCCGGTACACCACCTTTGGCCTGAGCGCCCAGGCAGACCTTGCCGCAAGGGGGATACGTTTTGAGGGCAGAAGGGGCTATTTTACCGTGGTTCATGGGAAAGAGGTTCTGGGCGACATCACCCTCAATCTTTCTGGAAAGCACAATATCTCAAATGCCCTGGCCGCCATTGCCGTGGCCCTTGAACTCAAGGTTGATTTCAGCGTCATCAAGGAGGCCCTTGAGCAGATAGAGGGAGTCAAACGACGGCTTGAAATCAAGGGTGAACGGAACAGCATTACCGTTGTTGATGATTATGGTCACCACCCCACCGAAGTAAAGACCACCCTTGCAGCAGTACGGGAAGGCTGGCCAGATAAAAGGGTTGTGGTGGTGTTCCAACCCCATCGGTATTCAAGAACCAAGGCTTTGTTTGATGAGTTTACCCGGGCCTTTTACCAGTCTGACCTGCTGTTTGTGCTGCCCATCTATGCGGCAAGTGAACAGCCCATTGACGGGATTGACTCGCTGAAACTGTGCAACGGCATCCAAGAGCACGGCCATAAAAATGTAATCTGTGTCAAGGATTTTGAATCCTGTCTTTCGATTCTTTCCGATACCTTAGAACCCGGGGATCTTGTTTTGACCCTTGGGGCAGGAGATGTTTACAACCTGGGGGAAACACTTTTGGAGATCCTGGCGTGA
- a CDS encoding RNA methyltransferase encodes MNPFPDSARVTVVLNRPRVSENIGSAARAMMNMGLDQLVVVAPDDFDRTRAEKTATHSAASILDRMEICSTLSQALAPFEYVVGTTARLGGQRLVESPRTVALRVATLCENNRVALLFGPEDRGLTNGEICFCHALINIPTLGFSSLNLAQAVVIVCYELLVAVEHQQGLPLEKKQVVPRLATVSELEIMYQRLSLVLAEIGYVNPENPDFWLNRVRQFLSRIKIQAGETGIVKGVIDRIVAYGESRYQRGQTEKK; translated from the coding sequence ATGAACCCTTTTCCCGATTCTGCCCGTGTTACCGTTGTCCTTAACCGGCCACGGGTGTCTGAAAACATAGGCTCGGCTGCAAGGGCCATGATGAACATGGGTCTTGATCAACTTGTGGTGGTGGCACCAGACGATTTTGATAGAACTAGGGCTGAAAAAACCGCAACCCATTCAGCCGCATCCATTCTCGACCGGATGGAGATCTGCAGCACCCTTAGCCAGGCCCTTGCCCCGTTTGAGTATGTGGTGGGAACCACGGCCCGACTTGGGGGGCAACGGTTGGTGGAATCTCCCCGAACAGTGGCCCTAAGGGTAGCAACCCTTTGCGAAAATAACCGGGTGGCTTTGCTTTTTGGACCCGAAGACCGGGGGCTCACCAACGGGGAAATCTGTTTTTGCCACGCCTTGATCAACATCCCCACCCTTGGGTTTTCCTCCCTTAACCTTGCCCAGGCCGTGGTGATCGTCTGCTATGAGCTCCTTGTGGCAGTGGAACACCAGCAGGGGCTTCCCCTGGAGAAAAAACAGGTGGTCCCCCGCCTGGCAACGGTCAGTGAGCTTGAAATCATGTACCAAAGGCTCTCCCTTGTTCTTGCTGAGATCGGGTATGTCAATCCGGAAAATCCGGATTTCTGGCTCAACCGGGTACGCCAGTTTCTAAGCCGCATCAAGATTCAGGCAGGAGAGACCGGCATTGTCAAGGGGGTTATCGATCGGATCGTTGCATACGGGGAAAGTCGGTATCAAAGGGGGCAGACAGAAAAAAAATGA
- the ftsA gene encoding cell division protein FtsA, whose product MQEEGKIIVGLDIGTTKICAVVGEVAGGEINIIGLGTAPSRGLRKGAVVNIESTVESIKKAVEEAEVMAGCNISSVYVGIAGGHIRGLNSHGIIAIKGQEITQDDVERVIEAASAVAIPTDRETIHVIPQEFIVDDQEAIQNPVGMTGVRLETKIHIVTGAVSSARNIVKCCNKAGLDVCDIVLESLASGEAVLSREEKELGCALADVGGGTTDLAIFKGNNIKHTFELALGGHNLTNDISIGLRTPLAEAEKIKIDHGTCLAGSIRKGETIDVAGIGGRGTKSLPKDILAEILEPRVEEMFSILKQDIYSNGLENSFPSGVVITGGSAYLHGITDVVEGVFSVPVRLGVPMKIGGLKDVVKNPGFSTGVGLVIYGSKHSGTPLGDIENGLFARLLKRMKQWFKDVI is encoded by the coding sequence TTGCAGGAAGAGGGGAAGATTATCGTGGGACTCGACATCGGAACCACAAAGATTTGTGCCGTTGTCGGAGAGGTCGCCGGGGGTGAAATTAATATCATCGGTCTGGGCACCGCCCCTTCCAGGGGATTGAGAAAGGGCGCTGTGGTCAATATCGAGTCCACGGTGGAGTCGATTAAAAAGGCCGTGGAAGAGGCCGAAGTCATGGCCGGGTGCAATATTTCATCGGTTTACGTGGGAATTGCGGGCGGCCATATCCGGGGGCTGAACAGTCACGGCATCATTGCCATCAAGGGCCAGGAGATAACCCAGGACGATGTTGAAAGGGTGATTGAGGCGGCAAGCGCCGTTGCCATTCCAACGGATCGGGAAACCATCCATGTCATTCCCCAGGAGTTTATTGTGGATGACCAGGAGGCGATTCAAAATCCCGTGGGCATGACCGGGGTGAGGCTTGAGACAAAGATTCACATTGTCACAGGCGCTGTGTCGTCCGCAAGGAATATTGTAAAATGCTGCAACAAGGCTGGCCTTGACGTGTGTGACATTGTGCTTGAATCCCTGGCTTCGGGGGAGGCGGTGCTGTCCCGTGAGGAAAAAGAACTTGGGTGTGCCCTTGCCGATGTGGGGGGTGGCACCACGGACCTTGCCATCTTCAAGGGTAACAATATCAAGCACACCTTTGAACTTGCCCTGGGGGGGCATAACCTGACCAACGATATTTCCATTGGATTGAGAACCCCCCTGGCAGAGGCTGAAAAGATAAAAATTGACCACGGGACCTGCCTTGCCGGAAGCATCCGTAAGGGCGAGACCATTGATGTCGCCGGAATTGGGGGGCGCGGCACAAAGAGTCTTCCAAAGGATATTCTGGCCGAAATCCTGGAGCCCAGGGTGGAGGAGATGTTTTCCATACTCAAGCAGGATATTTACAGCAACGGCCTTGAAAATTCATTCCCGTCTGGAGTTGTGATCACGGGGGGAAGTGCATACCTGCACGGAATTACAGATGTGGTCGAGGGGGTTTTTTCAGTGCCGGTACGGTTGGGGGTTCCCATGAAAATCGGAGGACTCAAGGATGTGGTTAAAAACCCGGGTTTTTCAACAGGGGTGGGGCTTGTGATCTATGGCAGTAAACATAGTGGAACTCCGCTTGGTGATATTGAAAACGGGTTGTTTGCACGGCTTTTGAAACGAATGAAACAATGGTTTAAGGATGTTATCTAA
- the ftsZ gene encoding cell division protein FtsZ: MNFSYVESEKNALIKVIGVGGAGGNAVNNMIDANLQGVKFIVANTDAQALEISRAELKIQLGVNLTEGLGAGANPTTGREAAQENIDEIRAALEGSHMVFITAGFGGGTGTGAAPVIAEICQELGILTVAVVSKPFSFEGKKRAAQAEDGINRLRDITDTVITIPNDRLRGIAGKGAKMVEMFIKADEVLHHSVKGITDLIMLPGLVNLDFADVRTTMSKAGMALMGIGIASGENRAVEAAERAISHPLLEDISISGARGVLMNITCSSDLTLDEMTQASDRIHQEVGDDAEIIWGQAIDESLGDEMRVTVIATGIGNHERQAKNVHSIESARPKVRTAVQEETIVRGKLREPTAEELENWNEVDEPVRVRTKKVVGHDGRNAYRGMPMDGENLEIPTFLRRQAD, translated from the coding sequence ATGAATTTTTCCTATGTGGAGAGTGAAAAGAATGCATTGATCAAGGTTATCGGTGTGGGTGGAGCCGGTGGAAATGCGGTCAATAACATGATCGATGCAAACCTTCAGGGTGTTAAGTTCATTGTTGCAAATACAGATGCTCAGGCCCTTGAAATCTCAAGGGCAGAGCTCAAGATCCAGTTAGGCGTTAATCTGACCGAAGGACTTGGGGCAGGTGCCAATCCCACCACAGGCCGGGAGGCAGCCCAGGAGAACATTGATGAGATCCGGGCCGCCCTTGAAGGCAGCCACATGGTGTTTATCACTGCAGGCTTTGGCGGCGGTACGGGTACGGGCGCGGCACCCGTGATTGCCGAAATCTGTCAGGAGCTTGGTATCCTGACCGTGGCGGTTGTATCAAAGCCCTTTTCGTTTGAGGGTAAAAAACGGGCTGCCCAGGCCGAAGATGGCATCAATCGGTTAAGGGACATTACAGATACGGTCATCACCATTCCCAACGACCGGCTCAGGGGAATCGCAGGCAAGGGTGCAAAAATGGTGGAAATGTTCATTAAGGCCGACGAGGTGCTTCACCACTCGGTTAAGGGCATCACGGATCTTATCATGCTGCCTGGTCTTGTGAACCTTGACTTTGCAGATGTCAGAACCACCATGTCCAAGGCCGGCATGGCCCTCATGGGGATTGGTATTGCCTCTGGAGAGAACAGGGCTGTTGAGGCTGCAGAAAGGGCCATCTCCCATCCGCTGCTTGAAGATATTTCGATCTCCGGCGCAAGGGGTGTTCTCATGAACATCACCTGCTCAAGCGACCTCACCCTTGACGAAATGACCCAGGCGTCGGACCGCATCCACCAGGAAGTCGGTGATGATGCAGAGATCATCTGGGGTCAGGCCATTGACGAGAGCCTGGGGGATGAGATGCGCGTGACCGTAATTGCAACGGGTATCGGCAACCACGAGCGGCAGGCAAAGAACGTCCACAGCATTGAATCTGCCCGGCCAAAGGTCAGAACAGCTGTCCAGGAAGAGACCATTGTCAGGGGAAAACTCCGGGAGCCCACAGCCGAAGAGCTTGAAAACTGGAACGAAGTGGATGAACCGGTTCGGGTCAGAACAAAAAAGGTGGTGGGACATGACGGTAGAAATGCCTATCGGGGTATGCCCATGGACGGTGAAAACCTGGAGATCCCCACGTTTTTACGACGCCAGGCAGACTGA